The Carnobacterium sp. 17-4 genome has a window encoding:
- a CDS encoding MarR family winged helix-turn-helix transcriptional regulator, protein MIDILRDIGVIARSLDSIANIEFKDLNLTRGQYLYLVRIKENPGIIPDNLSEMIKVDRTTASRAIQKLERNGLIEKRSDSGNKKIKRLFTTPKGDKLAEYIVKENNYSNEVALKGLSDEEVKNFSRILNKIKQNTEYEWDYVKKGNKRNY, encoded by the coding sequence ATGATAGATATTCTTCGTGACATCGGTGTTATCGCAAGATCATTAGACTCTATCGCTAATATAGAATTTAAAGATCTCAATCTTACAAGAGGTCAATACCTCTACTTAGTAAGGATTAAAGAGAATCCAGGAATAATACCAGATAATTTAAGTGAAATGATAAAAGTAGATCGCACAACTGCATCGAGAGCTATCCAAAAACTTGAACGAAACGGACTGATTGAAAAAAGAAGTGACTCAGGGAATAAAAAAATAAAGAGGTTATTTACTACACCTAAAGGTGATAAATTAGCAGAATATATTGTTAAAGAAAATAATTATTCTAATGAAGTTGCTTTGAAAGGGTTATCGGATGAGGAAGTCAAAAATTTTTCTCGGATTTTAAATAAAATAAAACAAAATACGGAATATGAATGGGATTATGTGAAAAAAGGAAATAAACGAAATTATTAG
- a CDS encoding sensor histidine kinase, producing MDGMNQKTEKILRKIQFEDTKRGKLRVFFGFAAGVGKTYGMLSEAHELILMGKTVVIGYIEPHNRPDTNRLVEGIPTVPVKKLSYKQLTLCEPDIDKLIELSPDIVLIDELAHTNAEGSRNKKRYQDVDELLNAGINVFTTINVQHVESLNDIVEEVTGIEMKETVPDTFFTHAVLKVIDVEPNELIERLEQGKIYSNESAIQALRNFFIIEKLDQLRGLAIQRASDHINRVSAKTIGIQSKLLTIIEDTYPKMAEKCIRWSSRLAQGVGAEWVVIQIRSLDETPDTIPLAEKLGAEVISIEAEDSFETIVEYSKMIGATDIIIGKNLTKKWYQGVFFESFEDRLIKRLVETEIHLIPYKEKKNQPIFSFDEVIEGGVRDFAIAFGGVIAATLITEILHYLHFGEQNLMLVFILCVLVTARLTSGYFWSALSSIVSVLSFNWFFVEPLYSLTVYKEGYPITLFIMLMVALMVSNLMVRLKKRALTSKEKEQQMEILYELNKRYIIATTNQQIFNSTTIFLSRLLNHEVIVYDNNGHKKSLKTLEDTASVLDSTDEAAVAFWSVKNQKEAGHGTDTLTGAKGFYLPIVLNGKSLGVLGIEKSEDKEIKNSHLNYLKLIVTQLAIVLEQSYLKEETKRIQIENEREKVRSNLLRAISHDLRTPLTAISGIAETLGDEDLEIKQETKKKLLLDIQEESQWLIRMVENLLSITRINMDTMKVKKTNESLEEIIEAVLNRLKKVYPVQKLAVSLPEELIFVNVDPILIEQALFNLVENAFRHGDKMKEVSLIIKKSGEFVQFEIVNYGEIPSSQFQKLQNNLVMNEEVPVDSKNGLGIGLSIVKTIIHAHNGKLEIEKEQGKTIFRFYVS from the coding sequence ATGGATGGAATGAACCAGAAAACTGAAAAAATATTAAGAAAAATTCAATTTGAAGATACAAAACGTGGTAAATTGAGAGTGTTCTTTGGTTTTGCAGCTGGAGTAGGCAAAACCTATGGAATGCTATCGGAAGCCCATGAGTTAATACTCATGGGTAAAACTGTTGTTATAGGATATATTGAACCTCATAACCGACCAGATACAAATCGATTGGTGGAAGGTATTCCTACAGTTCCAGTGAAAAAACTGTCTTATAAACAATTAACGCTTTGCGAACCAGATATTGATAAGCTAATTGAGTTGTCTCCGGATATTGTCTTGATTGATGAATTAGCGCATACGAATGCAGAAGGTTCTAGAAATAAGAAGCGGTATCAAGATGTAGATGAGTTATTGAATGCTGGAATCAATGTATTCACAACTATTAACGTTCAACATGTAGAAAGCCTAAATGATATTGTTGAAGAAGTAACTGGGATTGAAATGAAAGAAACAGTTCCAGATACATTTTTCACGCATGCTGTTTTAAAAGTGATCGATGTTGAACCAAATGAATTGATTGAGCGTCTTGAACAAGGGAAAATATATTCCAATGAGAGCGCAATACAAGCGCTGAGAAATTTCTTTATCATTGAAAAACTAGATCAACTTAGAGGTTTAGCGATTCAACGAGCGTCTGATCATATTAATCGTGTTAGTGCAAAAACAATCGGAATCCAAAGTAAACTATTGACGATTATTGAGGATACCTATCCTAAGATGGCAGAAAAATGTATCCGTTGGAGTTCCAGGCTGGCTCAAGGGGTGGGTGCTGAGTGGGTGGTTATCCAGATTCGCTCCTTAGATGAAACTCCTGATACGATTCCTCTTGCCGAAAAACTGGGTGCCGAAGTCATTAGTATTGAAGCGGAAGATAGTTTTGAGACCATCGTGGAATATTCTAAAATGATTGGTGCTACAGATATCATAATAGGAAAAAATCTCACGAAGAAGTGGTACCAAGGGGTCTTTTTTGAATCATTTGAAGATCGACTCATTAAACGACTAGTTGAAACTGAGATTCATCTTATTCCTTATAAGGAAAAAAAAAATCAGCCCATTTTCTCTTTTGATGAAGTCATTGAAGGTGGAGTAAGGGACTTTGCTATCGCGTTTGGTGGAGTCATTGCTGCGACCTTAATCACAGAAATTTTACATTATTTGCACTTTGGTGAACAAAATCTGATGCTGGTTTTTATTTTATGTGTTTTAGTGACAGCTCGGTTGACTTCCGGTTATTTCTGGAGTGCATTGTCTTCTATTGTGAGTGTATTATCGTTCAACTGGTTCTTTGTTGAACCCTTGTATTCGTTGACCGTTTATAAAGAGGGATACCCTATAACGCTTTTTATCATGCTGATGGTAGCATTGATGGTCAGTAACTTAATGGTACGCTTAAAGAAACGAGCCCTTACCTCGAAAGAAAAAGAGCAACAGATGGAAATACTGTATGAGTTGAATAAACGTTATATCATAGCAACAACCAATCAGCAGATCTTTAATAGCACCACTATTTTTTTATCACGCTTATTAAATCACGAAGTCATTGTCTATGATAATAATGGTCATAAAAAAAGTCTTAAAACACTTGAGGATACCGCGTCGGTATTGGATTCTACAGATGAAGCAGCTGTCGCTTTTTGGTCAGTGAAAAATCAAAAAGAAGCTGGACATGGTACGGACACGTTAACGGGTGCTAAAGGGTTTTATTTGCCTATTGTGTTAAATGGAAAAAGTCTAGGTGTTTTAGGGATTGAAAAAAGTGAAGATAAAGAAATAAAAAACAGTCATTTGAACTATTTAAAACTGATAGTTACTCAATTGGCTATTGTGCTTGAACAATCCTATTTGAAAGAAGAAACAAAAAGAATACAGATTGAGAATGAGCGTGAAAAAGTCAGGAGCAATTTATTACGAGCGATTTCTCATGATTTACGGACTCCTTTGACAGCTATTTCAGGAATAGCAGAGACACTTGGAGATGAAGATCTAGAAATAAAACAAGAAACGAAAAAAAAATTGTTATTGGATATCCAGGAAGAATCTCAATGGCTAATACGAATGGTAGAAAACTTACTATCGATAACGCGTATTAACATGGATACGATGAAAGTGAAAAAAACCAATGAATCATTAGAAGAAATCATCGAAGCTGTTTTAAATCGATTAAAAAAGGTGTACCCGGTTCAAAAATTAGCTGTTTCATTACCGGAAGAATTAATATTTGTTAATGTAGATCCGATTTTAATCGAACAGGCACTGTTTAATTTAGTTGAAAATGCATTTAGGCATGGAGATAAAATGAAAGAGGTCTCTTTGATCATCAAGAAAAGTGGAGAATTTGTGCAGTTTGAAATTGTGAACTATGGTGAAATTCCTTCGAGTCAATTTCAAAAACTGCAGAATAACTTAGTGATGAATGAAGAAGTTCCAGTTGATTCAAAAAACGGATTGGGAATAGGGCTAAGCATCGTCAAAACAATCATCCATGCGCATAACGGGAAACTTGAAATAGAGAAAGAACAAGGAAAAACGATTTTTAGATTTTATGTCAGTTAA
- a CDS encoding response regulator: MVKQLLLIEDDATIIDFMEVVLSKENYLLKVAKTGMEALTFLQTESFDLLLLDLGLPDIDGIDLLKIVRKRMTIPIIILSARTNELEKVKALDHGADDYVTKPFGTHELLARIRTSLRHSTNQVIESPTIKNKDLKIDFEKQLLYKLGKEVHLTKNEYRILKVLFENLGKVVTYNTLMTAVWGPYAGDSQILRVNMSNIRKKMEYNTLEPEYLTTEIGVGYRMKDYRE; this comes from the coding sequence ATGGTTAAACAGTTGTTATTGATTGAAGATGATGCTACAATCATTGATTTCATGGAAGTCGTATTAAGCAAAGAAAATTATCTGCTAAAAGTTGCTAAGACAGGAATGGAAGCTTTGACTTTTCTTCAAACAGAAAGTTTTGATTTGTTGCTGCTGGATCTAGGTCTACCTGATATCGATGGAATTGATTTATTGAAAATAGTGCGCAAGAGAATGACTATCCCAATTATTATCTTATCTGCTAGGACCAATGAATTGGAAAAAGTTAAAGCTTTAGACCATGGTGCAGATGATTATGTGACAAAACCGTTTGGAACACATGAATTGTTAGCTAGGATACGTACATCTTTAAGACATTCAACTAATCAAGTAATTGAGTCTCCTACTATTAAAAATAAAGATCTGAAAATCGATTTTGAAAAGCAGCTTTTGTATAAACTAGGAAAAGAAGTCCATTTAACCAAAAATGAATACCGTATTTTAAAAGTACTATTCGAAAATTTAGGAAAAGTGGTTACGTATAATACTTTGATGACAGCAGTGTGGGGGCCTTATGCTGGAGATTCTCAAATATTACGGGTCAATATGTCTAATATTCGAAAAAAAATGGAATACAATACATTGGAACCAGAATACCTGACTACTGAAATTGGTGTAGGGTATAGAATGAAAGATTACAGAGAATAA
- the kdpB gene encoding potassium-transporting ATPase subunit KdpB, whose protein sequence is MKNVYKWAIRESFKKLDPREQLKNPVMFIVYVGAILTTILSFTDHSVPMWFSLTITFFLWLTLLFANFAEAIAEGRGKAQADSLKKAKKDVITHKIQKLEDIKNDQLIETNSSDLKKGDLVYVKIGEQIPADGDVVEGAASVDESAITGESAPVIRESGGDRSAVTGGTTVVSDYLVIRVTSEIGQSFLDKMISMVEGTHRKKTPNEIGLQIFLITLTIIFLTVSITLVPFTNFSSQVSGRGETLSSVIVIALLICLAPTTIGALISSIGIAGMSRLTKENVIAMSGRAIEAAGDVDILLLDKTGTITLGNRRASEFLPVSGVSEKQLADAAQLSSLADETAEGRSIVILAKERFNIRERELQKAEVKFIDFSAKTRMSGIDYGGDEIRKGAADTIKKYVESKGNMYPPGCDEIVETIARAGGTPLVVVKNGQVLGVVYLKDIVKNGVKERFADMRKMGIKTIMITGDNPLTAAAIAAESGVDDFLAEATPENKMNLIREYQEKGHLVAMTGDGTNDAPALAQADVAMAMNTGTQAAKEAGNLIDLDSSPTKLLQVVRIGKQLLMTRGALTTFSIANDIAKYFAVIPVLFYGIYPELSVLNVMGLGSPLTAILSAVIYNAVIIVALIPLALKGIRYQEKSASQILRYNLLVYGLGGIIAPFISIKLIDMLLSWIIL, encoded by the coding sequence ATGAAAAATGTTTACAAATGGGCCATTAGAGAGTCATTTAAAAAATTAGATCCACGAGAACAACTTAAGAATCCCGTCATGTTTATTGTATATGTCGGTGCTATTTTGACCACCATCTTAAGCTTTACAGATCATTCTGTTCCAATGTGGTTTAGTTTAACGATAACGTTCTTCTTATGGTTGACGCTATTATTTGCAAATTTTGCAGAAGCCATTGCAGAAGGGCGAGGGAAAGCTCAAGCGGACAGTCTTAAAAAAGCAAAAAAAGATGTGATCACTCATAAAATACAAAAATTAGAAGATATAAAAAATGACCAGTTGATCGAAACGAACTCTTCAGATTTAAAAAAAGGAGATCTGGTTTATGTAAAAATTGGGGAACAAATACCGGCAGATGGTGATGTCGTCGAAGGCGCAGCTTCGGTTGACGAGAGTGCCATTACTGGAGAGTCAGCGCCAGTTATCCGAGAATCGGGTGGGGACAGAAGTGCAGTGACTGGAGGAACAACAGTCGTTTCAGATTATTTAGTTATCCGAGTCACATCTGAAATTGGACAATCCTTTTTGGATAAAATGATTTCAATGGTTGAAGGGACACATCGAAAGAAGACACCTAACGAAATAGGATTACAGATTTTTTTAATCACATTAACGATTATTTTTCTAACGGTTTCTATTACTTTAGTACCTTTTACTAATTTTAGTAGCCAGGTATCAGGGAGAGGGGAAACTCTATCTAGTGTGATTGTCATCGCTTTACTGATTTGCTTAGCGCCAACAACGATTGGCGCATTGATTTCTTCTATAGGGATTGCAGGAATGAGTCGATTGACCAAGGAAAATGTTATTGCCATGAGTGGTAGAGCGATTGAAGCTGCTGGAGACGTTGACATCTTACTTTTAGACAAAACAGGGACCATTACGTTAGGGAATAGACGCGCCAGTGAATTTCTTCCGGTTAGCGGTGTCAGTGAGAAACAACTTGCAGATGCAGCTCAACTTTCTTCATTAGCCGATGAGACAGCAGAGGGTCGTAGCATCGTGATCCTAGCAAAAGAGCGATTCAACATCCGAGAAAGAGAACTGCAAAAAGCAGAAGTGAAATTTATTGACTTCAGTGCAAAAACTCGGATGAGCGGAATCGACTACGGTGGCGATGAAATTCGTAAAGGAGCCGCCGATACAATAAAAAAATATGTTGAGTCGAAAGGAAATATGTACCCTCCCGGATGTGACGAAATAGTTGAGACGATCGCACGTGCTGGAGGAACTCCTTTAGTGGTTGTGAAGAACGGACAAGTGCTTGGAGTGGTTTATTTAAAAGATATCGTTAAAAACGGTGTTAAAGAACGATTTGCTGATATGAGAAAAATGGGGATTAAAACGATTATGATCACCGGAGATAATCCTCTAACGGCCGCAGCAATCGCAGCAGAATCAGGAGTAGATGATTTCCTTGCCGAAGCAACTCCTGAGAATAAAATGAACCTGATTCGAGAGTACCAAGAAAAAGGCCATTTGGTTGCCATGACGGGAGATGGTACGAACGATGCGCCCGCCTTAGCCCAAGCGGATGTAGCAATGGCCATGAATACAGGAACTCAAGCGGCTAAAGAAGCTGGAAACCTTATTGACTTAGATTCAAGTCCGACCAAACTCCTTCAAGTCGTAAGAATTGGAAAACAGCTTTTAATGACTCGAGGAGCGTTGACGACTTTTAGTATTGCTAATGATATAGCGAAATATTTTGCAGTGATACCCGTACTGTTTTATGGTATTTATCCAGAATTAAGCGTTCTAAATGTAATGGGATTGGGAAGTCCTTTGACTGCAATCTTATCAGCTGTTATCTACAATGCGGTCATTATCGTTGCGTTAATACCATTAGCTTTAAAAGGTATACGCTATCAAGAAAAATCCGCCAGTCAAATTTTACGATACAATCTTTTAGTTTATGGATTAGGCGGGATCATTGCACCATTTATCTCAATAAAATTAATCGATATGTTATTGTCTTGGATAATCTTATAG
- a CDS encoding potassium-transporting ATPase subunit C — MKKTFWASLRFLGISILFFGGVYTLLMTGIGQLFFLHQANGSQITINEQLMGSSLIGQQFEDDKYFSGRSSEISQLSPFSEEQATIVEKRIDEQLIKNPTKSEVPIDLVTASASGVDPHISISAAEFQIERIAENRNINSKAISDIIVENSESDLFSNRQYVNIMDLNRALDELQ; from the coding sequence ATGAAAAAAACATTTTGGGCAAGTTTGCGATTTTTAGGAATAAGCATCCTCTTTTTCGGCGGGGTATATACCTTGTTGATGACAGGAATTGGACAGTTATTTTTTTTACATCAGGCAAATGGCAGTCAGATCACCATAAATGAACAACTGATGGGTTCATCATTGATCGGCCAACAGTTTGAAGATGACAAATACTTTTCTGGTAGAAGTTCAGAAATTAGCCAATTGTCTCCATTTTCTGAAGAACAAGCAACAATTGTAGAGAAAAGAATAGATGAACAATTAATAAAAAATCCTACTAAATCAGAAGTACCGATCGATCTAGTAACGGCTTCAGCCAGTGGAGTTGATCCACATATCAGTATCTCAGCGGCAGAATTTCAAATCGAACGAATCGCTGAAAATAGAAATATCAACAGTAAGGCTATAAGTGATATAATAGTTGAAAATAGCGAATCAGACTTATTTTCAAATCGTCAATACGTGAACATTATGGATTTGAATCGAGCTTTAGACGAACTTCAATAG
- a CDS encoding FAD-dependent oxidoreductase → MKIIVVGTSHAGYEAIQTLLKEQPDAELHLYERGDTASFLSCGIQSYLEDIAESLDSLHYATEDSYIEQNVNVHMNSDVVGINPKAKTITVKTTDGETEESYDKLILSPGAAPVRIPIPGADLDNIFYVRGRNWAEKVKTRMGQSKKAVVVGGGYIGIEVAEAFTKAGIETTVIDSLDRVLNTYLDQEFVDVLNKNMDKNGLTVRTSEMVKEVVGENGTVKKVVTDKGEYEADTVIMAVGVRPNTKWLQGIVELNPDGTVVIDDYLETSEKDIFAMGDATKIPFAPNHGKKLIALASNARRQGVIAAKNILEKKVKMPEVSGTSGLTLFDYKLASTGVKDIDQDSIDAEVASTFVVENIRPTFIDDEKVMMKIHFEKDSHRIVGAQLMSTYDVTASINALSVAISSGWTLEQLAFADFFFQPGFNRPWNYLNVLAQKALDGNFDSEKL, encoded by the coding sequence TTGAAAATTATTGTCGTAGGAACATCACATGCTGGCTATGAAGCCATTCAAACATTATTGAAGGAGCAGCCAGATGCTGAATTACATTTGTATGAACGTGGAGACACCGCATCATTCTTATCTTGTGGAATTCAAAGTTACTTAGAAGACATTGCCGAGTCTTTAGATAGTTTACATTATGCAACAGAGGATTCATATATCGAACAAAATGTAAATGTTCATATGAATAGTGACGTTGTTGGGATTAACCCAAAAGCTAAAACCATTACTGTTAAAACAACTGATGGAGAAACTGAAGAAAGCTATGATAAATTGATTCTTTCTCCTGGTGCAGCACCTGTTAGAATTCCAATTCCTGGTGCAGACTTAGATAATATCTTCTATGTACGTGGCCGTAATTGGGCTGAAAAAGTTAAAACACGTATGGGTCAATCGAAAAAAGCGGTTGTTGTTGGTGGAGGTTACATCGGTATTGAAGTCGCTGAAGCATTTACTAAAGCAGGTATTGAGACAACCGTTATTGATTCTTTAGACCGCGTCTTGAATACTTACCTTGATCAAGAATTTGTTGATGTATTAAACAAAAACATGGATAAAAATGGATTGACTGTTCGCACTAGCGAAATGGTAAAAGAAGTTGTTGGCGAAAACGGAACAGTTAAAAAAGTTGTTACAGATAAAGGGGAATACGAAGCAGACACTGTGATCATGGCTGTTGGTGTTCGTCCAAATACGAAATGGCTTCAAGGAATCGTTGAATTGAATCCAGACGGAACAGTCGTTATTGACGACTACCTAGAAACCTCTGAAAAAGATATTTTTGCAATGGGTGATGCTACAAAAATTCCATTTGCGCCAAATCATGGTAAAAAACTAATTGCTTTAGCGTCTAATGCTCGTCGTCAAGGAGTCATTGCAGCTAAAAATATTTTAGAGAAAAAAGTAAAAATGCCTGAAGTATCTGGGACATCTGGTTTAACATTATTCGACTACAAATTAGCTTCTACAGGGGTCAAGGACATCGATCAAGATTCTATTGATGCTGAAGTTGCTAGCACATTCGTAGTAGAAAATATCCGTCCTACTTTTATTGATGACGAAAAAGTTATGATGAAAATTCATTTTGAAAAAGACAGTCACCGTATTGTTGGTGCTCAATTGATGTCAACTTATGACGTTACAGCATCCATCAATGCATTGTCAGTAGCTATCTCTTCAGGTTGGACACTAGAACAATTAGCCTTTGCTGATTTCTTCTTCCAACCAGGATTCAACCGTCCGTGGAACTACCTAAATGTTCTTGCTCAAAAAGCTTTAGACGGCAATTTTGATAGTGAAAAGTTATAA
- a CDS encoding DHA2 family efflux MFS transporter permease subunit: MKEKKYLITVVVMMVAAFISALNNVLLNNALPSIMDEFQIASFATTQWLTTSYMLTAGVLIPASAFFITRFKSRNVFLTALMLFNIGTILAYFSTSFSFLLVSRIIQACGASVLSPLLMNIMITVFDREDRGKAMGMYGFIIMFAPSIGPTISGVLIDFFNWRALFLMILPFSLICLIVGFFKVDSLLPVDIHKKMDYLSVVLSGAGLSAILLGVNQFSNANSNLLISIGIIVVGLILVGLFIKRQFSIGNPLLDLSIYKFPMYALSSILLALLAMLMYSTMVTIPYFLQKVQLQSVSISGLVMLPPSVASVIAMPICGRWFDKYGIKPMAYSGFSIILITTLALSQLTMTTSLLWIVLVLIVRNVGTAMIMMPIQAYGLNQLPDKLNPSGTATNSTIQQVFGAVGTSVVTIAMTSISSRQEISLQGQGQLAEKALLVAIDYSQYIFVGIAIVALVIAYFLKSKSMYKAPVLEV, from the coding sequence TTGAAAGAAAAGAAATATTTAATTACAGTAGTTGTGATGATGGTTGCTGCCTTCATTTCAGCTTTAAACAATGTATTATTAAACAACGCTTTACCAAGCATCATGGATGAGTTTCAGATTGCTTCGTTTGCAACGACTCAATGGTTAACAACGTCGTATATGTTAACTGCAGGAGTTTTGATACCAGCATCTGCTTTTTTTATTACTCGGTTCAAAAGTCGAAATGTTTTTTTGACGGCCTTGATGCTATTTAATATTGGAACAATTTTGGCTTATTTTTCAACAAGTTTTTCCTTTTTACTGGTATCCCGAATTATTCAAGCTTGTGGAGCATCAGTACTTTCGCCATTGCTTATGAATATTATGATTACGGTCTTTGATCGTGAAGACCGGGGAAAAGCAATGGGGATGTATGGATTCATTATTATGTTCGCTCCGTCGATTGGACCTACAATATCTGGTGTGTTGATTGATTTCTTTAACTGGCGCGCATTATTTTTGATGATCTTACCATTCAGTTTAATTTGTCTAATCGTTGGATTTTTTAAAGTAGATTCATTATTACCTGTTGATATTCATAAAAAAATGGATTATTTATCCGTCGTCTTATCTGGGGCGGGATTATCCGCTATCCTGCTAGGCGTTAACCAATTTAGTAATGCAAACTCTAATCTTTTGATCTCTATAGGGATTATTGTGGTAGGTCTGATTTTAGTAGGATTATTTATTAAACGTCAATTTTCGATAGGTAACCCATTATTAGATCTCTCAATTTATAAGTTTCCAATGTATGCATTATCTTCCATTTTGCTCGCATTATTAGCTATGCTGATGTATTCGACAATGGTTACCATACCGTATTTTCTACAAAAAGTTCAACTGCAGTCTGTTTCTATTTCGGGCTTAGTTATGCTGCCACCTTCTGTAGCAAGCGTGATTGCAATGCCAATTTGCGGACGTTGGTTTGATAAATATGGAATCAAACCAATGGCCTATTCAGGATTTTCTATTATCTTAATCACAACTTTGGCGCTCTCTCAACTGACAATGACCACCTCTCTTCTGTGGATTGTTTTAGTTTTGATTGTACGTAATGTGGGAACGGCAATGATCATGATGCCAATTCAAGCGTATGGGTTGAATCAATTGCCTGATAAATTAAATCCATCAGGAACAGCAACGAATTCTACGATTCAACAAGTATTTGGTGCTGTTGGAACATCTGTCGTTACCATTGCTATGACCAGTATTTCTAGTAGACAAGAAATAAGCCTTCAAGGACAAGGACAGTTAGCCGAAAAAGCATTGCTGGTAGCTATTGATTACAGTCAATATATTTTTGTAGGAATTGCGATTGTTGCACTAGTGATCGCTTATTTCTTGAAATCAAAAAGTATGTACAAAGCTCCCGTTTTAGAAGTATAA
- the kdpA gene encoding potassium-transporting ATPase subunit KdpA, with amino-acid sequence MSSMMFQGMFFFFVLILISIPLGWYIKETMQGKIPKYVRFLQPLENGVYKILGSVSQNNMSAKRYLLSILILSILSFVFLTVLLMTQHFLPGGQNVANMSLDLAINTSVSFVTNTNWQAYSGETSLSNFSQMFGLTVQNFVSAGVGMAVVCTLFRGITQKRTKLIGNFWKDLTRSLLYTLFPLSVIVAIILISQGTVQTLSQGVAYQGFEGQELWLYLGPVASQVAIKQLGTNGGGFFGSNSAFPFENPTLLSNFVENISILLIPAALIVTFGFWVKDWKQGRTIMIASLFFAVLAFVGVVVSESFGPAFVNVAESMNLEGKEMRFGIGWSSLWAISTTAASNGSINSMLDSFTPLGGAIPMFLMQLGEIIFGGAGSGLYGMLAFLILTVFIAGLLVGRTPEYLGKKIDAFDIKMAGIVVLTPLMLTLFGAMAMTMHPDVMSWLTNTGAHGFSEILYGATSLANNNGSAFGGLLADTTFLNLLGSLLMTLSRFLPIVAILFLAENMGSKKKAALSEGTLSTTNSTFVTMLIIIIVVIGALSFLPALALGPIADFFSIK; translated from the coding sequence ATGAGCAGTATGATGTTTCAAGGTATGTTCTTTTTCTTTGTATTGATATTAATTTCGATCCCTTTAGGTTGGTACATAAAGGAGACGATGCAAGGGAAAATACCTAAGTATGTGCGTTTTCTTCAACCGCTAGAGAATGGGGTATATAAGATTCTGGGATCTGTAAGTCAAAATAATATGAGTGCGAAAAGGTATCTCTTGTCCATTTTAATATTATCAATCTTATCATTTGTATTTCTAACGGTATTATTAATGACGCAGCATTTTCTACCTGGAGGACAGAATGTTGCAAATATGTCATTGGATTTAGCCATCAATACTTCAGTCAGTTTTGTGACCAATACCAACTGGCAGGCATACTCTGGAGAAACCAGTCTTTCTAACTTTTCACAAATGTTTGGATTAACTGTTCAAAATTTTGTTTCAGCAGGTGTAGGAATGGCAGTCGTATGTACCTTATTTAGAGGTATTACGCAAAAGCGAACGAAGTTGATAGGAAACTTTTGGAAAGATCTAACGAGAAGTTTACTTTATACGCTATTTCCACTGTCAGTTATCGTAGCGATTATCTTAATCTCGCAAGGAACGGTTCAAACCTTGAGTCAAGGAGTAGCTTATCAAGGATTTGAAGGACAAGAGTTATGGCTGTATTTAGGACCTGTGGCTAGTCAAGTAGCTATCAAACAACTGGGAACAAATGGTGGAGGATTTTTTGGAAGCAACTCAGCTTTCCCATTTGAAAATCCAACGCTGTTATCAAATTTTGTAGAAAATATTAGTATATTACTGATTCCAGCAGCATTGATCGTTACTTTTGGATTCTGGGTCAAGGATTGGAAACAAGGCAGAACAATCATGATTGCTTCACTATTCTTTGCAGTGCTGGCTTTTGTGGGTGTTGTAGTCAGTGAAAGTTTTGGACCAGCATTTGTGAATGTGGCAGAATCAATGAACTTAGAAGGAAAAGAGATGCGTTTTGGGATAGGATGGTCTAGTTTATGGGCCATTAGTACCACGGCTGCTTCAAATGGATCAATCAACTCGATGTTGGACAGTTTTACTCCCTTAGGCGGAGCTATTCCGATGTTCTTGATGCAACTTGGCGAAATTATATTTGGTGGAGCCGGTAGTGGATTATATGGAATGCTTGCATTCTTGATACTAACAGTATTTATTGCAGGGTTATTAGTAGGAAGAACACCAGAATATTTAGGGAAAAAAATTGATGCATTTGATATCAAAATGGCCGGTATAGTAGTGTTGACCCCATTGATGCTAACACTTTTTGGAGCCATGGCTATGACGATGCATCCAGATGTAATGTCTTGGTTGACCAATACTGGAGCTCACGGTTTTAGTGAAATTTTATATGGAGCTACTTCTCTTGCAAATAATAATGGGAGCGCGTTTGGTGGATTATTAGCAGATACGACTTTCTTGAATTTACTAGGAAGCCTTCTGATGACGTTATCCAGATTCCTTCCAATTGTAGCTATTTTATTTTTAGCAGAAAATATGGGCAGCAAGAAAAAAGCAGCATTGAGCGAAGGAACGCTGTCCACTACTAATTCAACTTTTGTCACTATGCTGATTATTATCATCGTCGTTATTGGAGCACTTAGCTTTTTACCAGCGTTGGCGTTAGGGCCAATCGCAGATTTTTTCTCTATTAAATAG